The following proteins come from a genomic window of Gottfriedia acidiceleris:
- a CDS encoding GerAB/ArcD/ProY family transporter — translation MASYRRQQVSPYLLFFIISSSQIGVGVLGFQRIIAKDAGYDAWISVIIAGLAVNAVLWFMYKILTKAQGDIIDAHKQLFGHIIGSTLSIVILLYYLILSISVLRLYIEIVQVWMFPSLSTWLLAIIILFLCYYIVSGGFRVVVGIAFLSGVFTALLYALLFHLPQQYMHFDNILPVFDHSFKDLLLSAKQSIYTMAGFEVLLMVFPFIKNGNSSQKFAQFGAGFSTLIFTLSAFTTFLLLSEKQIQHIIWARLYIAKLINFPFLERIEYILISSFLIKVISILALLLWSTSRGLKLIFKWKQKYTLILISAISFIVCQLLETRYEINIFTDYTSKISLYLFYIYIPLFSIIFLMTKSGKAT, via the coding sequence ATGGCATCGTATAGAAGACAACAGGTATCACCTTACCTCCTGTTTTTTATTATTTCAAGCTCTCAAATAGGAGTGGGTGTTTTAGGGTTTCAACGAATCATTGCAAAAGATGCTGGTTATGATGCATGGATTAGTGTAATCATTGCTGGACTGGCTGTTAATGCAGTTTTATGGTTTATGTATAAAATATTAACGAAGGCACAAGGCGATATTATTGATGCCCATAAGCAATTATTTGGTCATATTATTGGTTCAACTTTAAGTATAGTCATTTTATTGTATTATCTAATATTATCTATTTCTGTTCTAAGATTATATATTGAAATCGTTCAAGTTTGGATGTTTCCGTCACTATCAACATGGCTTTTAGCAATTATCATATTATTTTTATGCTATTACATTGTATCAGGTGGATTTCGTGTTGTAGTAGGAATTGCTTTTTTATCTGGAGTCTTCACAGCACTGCTTTATGCTTTGCTATTTCATTTACCACAACAGTATATGCATTTTGATAATATATTACCTGTATTTGATCATTCATTTAAAGATCTGTTGCTATCTGCAAAACAATCAATCTATACGATGGCGGGATTTGAAGTTTTACTAATGGTCTTTCCCTTTATTAAGAATGGAAATTCTTCTCAAAAGTTTGCTCAATTTGGAGCTGGCTTTTCAACATTAATTTTCACTTTATCAGCTTTTACAACATTCTTACTTTTAAGTGAAAAACAAATTCAACATATAATCTGGGCGAGACTTTATATTGCTAAGTTAATCAATTTTCCATTTTTAGAAAGAATTGAATATATTCTAATTTCTAGTTTCTTAATTAAGGTTATTTCAATTTTAGCGCTGCTATTATGGAGCACAAGTAGAGGACTAAAATTAATCTTTAAATGGAAACAAAAGTATACATTAATATTGATTAGTGCTATTAGTTTTATTGTTTGTCAATTACTTGAAACTCGATATGAAATTAATATTTTCACGGATTATACTAGTAAAATTTCCCTTTATCTTTTTTATATTTATATACCACTTTTTTCAATCATCTTTCTGATGACTAAGTCTGGGAAAGCAACATGA
- a CDS encoding lactococcin 972 family bacteriocin, giving the protein MRKKILTASLLALFACGSILPIVSKAAESWDYGYNKSTMQWFNHYYHSNSKHYGTITKNGITWFGPTANPGKWSYFYLDFNGPYATTYNKFIIK; this is encoded by the coding sequence ATGAGAAAGAAAATACTTACAGCTTCATTATTAGCATTATTTGCATGCGGCTCTATTCTACCAATAGTATCAAAGGCTGCAGAATCATGGGATTATGGATATAATAAATCAACTATGCAGTGGTTTAACCATTACTATCATAGTAATTCCAAGCATTATGGTACGATTACGAAAAATGGAATTACTTGGTTTGGTCCAACTGCAAACCCTGGGAAATGGTCTTATTTTTATTTAGATTTTAACGGACCATACGCTACTACTTATAATAAATTTATTATTAAATAA
- a CDS encoding spore germination protein, producing MRTYKDSKKRDSSKENWIDELSKSNDFIKFKTSSDLENESYYSIYFYRTLIKSETMHEQILPYLTKNYTLEDLMSQLPVQQLTITSDSSKIISKLLQGYMAIQYGENKTDSLLVNIQKNVSRTIGPPLMEATTLGPQVGFVEDIDVNINLIRNKLPISDLHVEELEVGELSKTRVAVIYLSGIADDENINTVTQRIKDIQYDHIPDSSFISGMIGDNTHSIFPQSIPTERLDRTIGGLTEGKIAIVVDGSPNVLLTPALIDETFIAMEDYYVNWVLATFFRFLRMFGFALSIFITPFYVAILTYHYELIPPRLLESLILSRASVPFQPIFEVLFLEITIELVKEAGLRLPSKIGQTLGIVGGIVIGQAVVEAKLTSNILLILVGLGTLASYTSAIYKFNNTIRFIKFPVILMAQIIGLLGIFMGFIYLMTHLLRLTSLGRPYIGSYPFRKTSFSDLWIRLPFAMQKKRPTNLRPASLFRATNDIKRPGPPSDFDE from the coding sequence ATGAGAACTTATAAAGATAGTAAGAAAAGAGATTCTTCAAAAGAAAATTGGATTGATGAATTATCGAAATCAAATGATTTCATTAAATTTAAAACTTCAAGTGATCTAGAGAATGAAAGTTATTATAGCATCTATTTTTATCGAACGTTAATTAAGTCTGAGACTATGCATGAACAGATACTTCCATATTTGACCAAGAACTATACATTAGAAGATTTGATGTCTCAGCTTCCTGTTCAACAACTTACGATTACTTCAGATAGTTCTAAAATCATAAGTAAACTTTTACAAGGTTATATGGCAATTCAGTATGGTGAAAATAAAACTGATAGCTTACTTGTTAATATTCAAAAGAATGTTTCAAGAACGATTGGTCCTCCTCTAATGGAAGCTACTACTTTAGGGCCGCAAGTTGGATTTGTAGAAGATATCGATGTAAACATAAATTTAATTCGAAATAAATTACCAATTTCTGATCTTCATGTGGAGGAATTGGAAGTTGGGGAGCTATCAAAAACTAGAGTTGCGGTTATCTATTTAAGTGGAATTGCTGATGATGAAAATATTAATACGGTTACACAGAGGATTAAAGATATCCAATATGATCATATACCAGATAGTTCTTTTATTTCGGGAATGATCGGGGATAACACGCATTCTATTTTTCCACAATCGATTCCAACTGAAAGACTTGATCGTACAATCGGAGGTTTAACGGAAGGGAAAATTGCCATAGTTGTTGACGGTTCTCCAAATGTTCTTCTTACACCTGCTTTAATTGACGAAACTTTTATAGCGATGGAAGACTATTATGTCAATTGGGTGCTTGCAACTTTTTTCCGTTTTCTTAGAATGTTTGGTTTTGCACTTTCAATCTTTATAACACCATTTTATGTTGCAATTCTGACTTATCATTACGAACTCATCCCACCTCGCTTACTTGAATCTTTAATCCTATCAAGAGCATCCGTACCATTTCAGCCAATTTTTGAGGTTTTATTTTTAGAAATTACAATCGAACTAGTTAAAGAAGCAGGACTTCGTTTACCTTCCAAAATTGGGCAAACACTTGGTATTGTTGGTGGGATTGTTATTGGTCAAGCGGTTGTTGAAGCTAAACTAACAAGTAATATTCTCTTAATTCTTGTAGGTCTAGGTACACTCGCTTCTTACACTTCTGCAATTTATAAGTTTAATAATACAATCCGATTTATTAAATTTCCTGTTATATTAATGGCTCAAATTATTGGCCTTTTAGGTATTTTTATGGGATTTATTTATTTAATGACTCATTTACTACGATTAACATCTTTAGGAAGACCGTATATTGGTTCTTACCCTTTTAGAAAAACTTCATTCTCTGATTTGTGGATAAGATTACCTTTTGCAATGCAGAAGAAAAGACCAACAAATTTAAGACCAGCTAGTCTATTTCGAGCAACTAATGATATAAAACGTCCTGGTCCACCAAGTGATTTTGATGAATAA
- a CDS encoding vWA domain-containing protein: MNSNKTEIIFLIDRSGSMAGLESDTIGGFNAFIKKQSSFDGETIVTTVLFDDQYEVLRNGRNAQEVKLTNKEYFIRGTTALLDAIGKTILDVGNRLSLCNEMEKPSKVIFVITTDGLENASVEFTYSKVKQLIHHQQEKYNWEFIFMGANIDVAKEASSLGILKENAYTFESSNEGVENMYSIISEVVSEKRI; encoded by the coding sequence ATGAACAGTAATAAAACAGAAATTATATTTTTAATCGATAGAAGTGGTTCAATGGCAGGACTTGAAAGTGATACGATCGGCGGATTTAACGCATTTATAAAAAAACAAAGTAGTTTTGATGGAGAAACAATTGTAACAACAGTGCTTTTTGACGACCAGTATGAAGTCTTAAGGAATGGGCGAAATGCACAAGAAGTAAAATTAACGAATAAAGAGTATTTTATAAGGGGCACTACTGCACTTTTAGATGCAATAGGTAAAACCATCTTAGATGTCGGCAACAGATTGTCTTTATGTAATGAAATGGAAAAACCTAGTAAAGTCATATTTGTTATTACTACTGATGGGTTAGAGAATGCGAGTGTTGAATTCACGTATAGTAAAGTGAAACAACTAATCCATCACCAACAAGAAAAGTATAATTGGGAATTTATTTTTATGGGAGCAAATATTGATGTAGCAAAAGAAGCTAGTAGCCTAGGAATTTTAAAAGAAAATGCTTATACTTTTGAATCTTCAAATGAAGGTGTTGAAAATATGTATAGTATAATAAGCGAAGTAGTTTCTGAAAAAAGAATATAA
- a CDS encoding putative bacteriocin export ABC transporter, which produces MIEIINISKSFNQKIIFKDFTLKVKSGEFIGIVGKSGKGKTTLLNIIGMLEEPDSGIVKINGKEIRDKKIKKLLLRKELGFIFQNYALIDNASVNENLKIALKHKKFKNSQKNDAISFVLKEVGLDNYGKKKVHTLSGGEQQRIAIARLLLKEPNLILADEPTGSLDNENRDIIVSLFQKLQKQGKTIIMVTHDKELTKFFSRTIQL; this is translated from the coding sequence ATGATTGAAATAATAAATATTAGTAAATCCTTTAACCAAAAGATCATATTTAAAGATTTTACCTTAAAAGTAAAATCTGGGGAATTCATTGGTATTGTTGGAAAAAGCGGAAAAGGAAAAACTACTCTTTTAAATATAATTGGCATGTTAGAAGAACCTGATTCAGGCATTGTCAAAATAAATGGTAAAGAAATACGTGATAAAAAAATAAAAAAGCTACTATTAAGAAAAGAATTAGGTTTTATCTTTCAAAACTATGCATTAATAGATAATGCATCAGTAAATGAAAATTTAAAAATTGCTCTTAAACATAAAAAATTTAAAAATTCACAAAAAAATGATGCTATATCTTTTGTTCTAAAAGAAGTAGGACTTGATAATTATGGTAAGAAAAAGGTACATACCTTGAGTGGTGGAGAACAGCAACGCATAGCAATTGCAAGATTACTACTAAAAGAACCCAACTTGATTTTAGCTGATGAACCAACAGGATCATTAGATAATGAGAACCGGGATATTATTGTGTCATTGTTTCAGAAATTGCAGAAACAAGGAAAAACGATAATCATGGTGACTCATGATAAAGAATTAAC
- a CDS encoding DUF2187 family protein, with protein MCKNNKTIITMNKYYVRPGDEIQFTPREANEIKPNLVKGIVTKVLSNSVIVDMRNDCTHRKYYEHDHTVINHKKYKILASISKS; from the coding sequence ATGTGCAAAAATAATAAAACAATCATAACAATGAATAAATATTATGTTAGACCAGGTGACGAAATACAATTTACTCCAAGAGAGGCTAATGAGATCAAACCAAATTTAGTAAAAGGAATTGTAACAAAAGTTCTTTCAAACTCTGTAATTGTAGATATGAGAAATGATTGTACTCACCGAAAATATTACGAACATGATCACACTGTAATCAATCACAAAAAGTATAAAATATTAGCTTCTATTTCAAAAAGTTAA
- a CDS encoding ABC transporter permease yields the protein MLKLIQNEWIKIIKRPGTIVMVAIIILLVGAMGSFVKYNEHKKEQNGDKNWKQTLQVQTAEDKKQLKGISDKNNPEKPYLERSIAINEYRINHNISPNEKTNVWTFMDTSSSLIILVGLFTIIVSANIVASEFNWGTIKLLLIRPFSRKKIIMSKYLTSILFGFAMLFILFVVSNLLGLVLFGTGSGNTSYLAYVDGHVVEQSRLVYSAKLYVMSFIETFMLATMAFMVSTVFRNNTIAIGISILLLTVGNTVTVILAGFFDWTKFILFANTNLMQYVNGTPPVEGMTMTFSVIMLLVYFVIFLGLSLVVFSKRDVTA from the coding sequence ATGTTAAAATTGATTCAAAATGAATGGATAAAGATTATTAAAAGACCAGGTACAATAGTGATGGTTGCTATTATTATTTTACTTGTAGGTGCTATGGGTTCATTTGTAAAATATAATGAACATAAAAAAGAGCAAAATGGAGATAAGAATTGGAAGCAAACATTACAAGTACAAACAGCGGAAGATAAAAAACAATTAAAAGGTATAAGTGATAAAAACAACCCAGAAAAACCATATTTAGAACGATCAATTGCAATTAATGAGTACCGAATAAATCATAATATATCACCTAATGAAAAGACGAATGTTTGGACTTTTATGGATACTTCATCAAGTTTAATTATTTTAGTAGGACTATTTACGATTATCGTTTCTGCCAATATAGTGGCGAGTGAGTTTAATTGGGGTACGATTAAACTATTACTAATTCGTCCGTTTTCTAGAAAAAAAATAATTATGTCAAAGTACTTAACTAGTATTCTATTTGGTTTTGCGATGTTATTTATATTATTTGTAGTTTCGAATTTACTAGGTTTAGTACTATTTGGTACAGGAAGTGGGAATACTTCATATTTAGCATATGTTGATGGTCATGTTGTAGAGCAAAGTAGACTTGTCTATTCTGCAAAACTTTATGTAATGAGCTTTATCGAAACATTTATGCTTGCTACGATGGCGTTTATGGTTTCAACAGTATTTAGGAACAATACAATTGCGATCGGTATTTCAATTTTACTATTAACAGTCGGAAATACGGTAACAGTTATTTTGGCTGGATTCTTTGACTGGACAAAATTTATCTTATTTGCCAATACAAATTTAATGCAATACGTCAATGGTACTCCACCAGTTGAAGGGATGACAATGACATTCTCAGTAATTATGCTATTAGTCTATTTTGTTATTTTCCTAGGATTATCATTAGTTGTATTTTCAAAACGAGATGTAACAGCTTAA
- a CDS encoding ABC transporter ATP-binding protein yields MKKAIVQIKNLSKEIKGNKIVSDLSFDIFEGEVFGFLGPNGAGKTTTIRMMVGLMNISEGDVIINGHSIKSNFEEAIKNVGAIVENPELYKFLSGYDNLLQYARMDKTVTKEKIDEVVELVGLTGAIRQKVKTYSLGMRQRLGLAQCLLHDPKVLILDEPTNGLDPAGIREMRDHLQLLTKKKGMAIIVSSHLLAEMEMMCDRIGIIQQGKLVDVQTVTELTTEDVQTYSIEVNNNETALKVLSKHNAQLVDGEIHIELTREDVPNVIELLVENRIRVYGFKANSKTLEDRFLEITNV; encoded by the coding sequence ATGAAAAAGGCTATTGTACAAATTAAGAACTTATCAAAGGAAATAAAAGGGAATAAGATTGTTTCTGATTTAAGCTTTGATATTTTTGAAGGGGAAGTTTTTGGATTCTTAGGTCCAAATGGAGCTGGTAAGACGACGACGATCAGGATGATGGTTGGTTTGATGAATATTTCTGAAGGTGACGTTATCATTAATGGTCATAGTATTAAGTCCAACTTTGAAGAAGCAATTAAGAATGTAGGAGCAATTGTAGAAAATCCAGAATTGTATAAATTTCTAAGTGGTTATGATAATTTATTGCAATATGCTCGAATGGATAAGACTGTAACAAAAGAGAAGATTGATGAAGTTGTTGAGCTTGTTGGTTTAACTGGGGCTATTCGTCAAAAAGTTAAAACGTATTCTCTTGGTATGAGGCAGCGTCTTGGTTTAGCTCAATGTTTATTGCATGATCCGAAGGTTTTAATTCTTGATGAGCCTACGAATGGACTTGATCCAGCGGGTATCCGTGAAATGAGAGATCACCTGCAGCTGCTTACGAAGAAAAAAGGGATGGCCATTATAGTATCGAGTCACTTATTAGCAGAAATGGAAATGATGTGTGATCGAATTGGTATAATTCAACAAGGTAAGCTTGTAGATGTACAGACAGTAACAGAGCTTACTACTGAAGATGTTCAAACGTATTCAATTGAAGTGAATAATAATGAAACTGCACTTAAAGTATTATCTAAACATAATGCACAGTTAGTTGATGGAGAAATACATATTGAATTAACGAGAGAAGATGTACCGAATGTAATTGAGTTATTAGTCGAAAATCGCATTCGTGTATATGGATTTAAGGCAAATTCAAAAACATTGGAAGATCGTTTCTTAGAAATTACGAATGTTTAA
- a CDS encoding GGDEF domain-containing protein yields MLFKNIFITHTIIISFFYLTSSILWGEARQRFAGKSKFQEFFIGFLLSGLTILLLNFPIFTDHGTNIQIKTLGMEIAAIFFGNITLVTMFFFDLIAFYFINGFNFVYLIDSLLLLFVLCFGFYMKYEKWDEKKRILILTPMIILFKCIGFYLIEKWMLRPVGVIVIGRLLQTIGFWFLMYVPALLLSYFIAYQTRNTEIKLKKMENIANVDSLTGLYNRRYFEKQLLNGCSISYESSIPITLLMIDVDYFKKYNDLYGHPKGDECLRRVATSLQLETTSELGIVARYGGEEFSILLPKTDLNDALKIGNRLCKNIKKLKIEHEQSEKKLVTLSIGVASLIAENDQDYLKLVKQADQALYRSKHNGRDQVSY; encoded by the coding sequence ATGCTTTTTAAAAATATTTTCATAACCCATACAATCATCATTAGTTTTTTTTATTTAACCTCTTCTATTTTATGGGGAGAAGCAAGACAAAGGTTTGCAGGAAAATCGAAATTTCAAGAGTTTTTTATTGGATTTCTATTGAGTGGATTAACGATATTATTATTAAATTTCCCAATTTTCACAGATCATGGAACAAATATACAAATTAAAACACTTGGAATGGAAATTGCAGCAATATTTTTTGGAAATATTACCTTAGTGACAATGTTTTTTTTCGATCTTATTGCTTTTTATTTTATTAATGGATTTAACTTTGTTTACTTAATCGATTCACTATTGCTATTGTTTGTTTTATGTTTTGGTTTTTATATGAAGTATGAAAAATGGGATGAAAAGAAAAGAATTCTTATTTTGACCCCAATGATTATTTTGTTTAAGTGTATTGGTTTTTATTTAATAGAAAAATGGATGCTAAGGCCGGTTGGTGTCATTGTAATTGGAAGATTACTTCAAACGATTGGGTTTTGGTTTTTAATGTATGTTCCAGCATTATTATTAAGTTACTTTATAGCGTATCAAACACGTAATACAGAAATAAAATTAAAGAAAATGGAAAATATCGCAAATGTTGACAGTCTAACTGGACTATATAACCGTAGATACTTTGAAAAACAACTTTTAAATGGATGCTCAATATCTTATGAATCATCAATACCAATAACATTATTAATGATCGATGTGGATTATTTTAAAAAATATAACGATCTATATGGTCACCCTAAAGGTGATGAATGCTTAAGAAGAGTAGCTACTAGTTTGCAATTAGAAACGACGAGCGAATTAGGTATTGTTGCACGGTATGGTGGGGAGGAATTCTCAATCTTGTTACCGAAAACTGATCTGAATGATGCACTTAAAATAGGTAACCGATTATGTAAAAATATAAAAAAATTAAAGATTGAACATGAGCAATCAGAGAAAAAACTAGTTACATTAAGTATTGGTGTAGCATCATTGATTGCCGAAAATGATCAAGATTACTTAAAGTTAGTTAAGCAAGCTGATCAGGCATTGTACAGATCAAAACATAATGGAAGAGATCAAGTGAGTTACTAA
- a CDS encoding Ger(x)C family spore germination protein, with amino-acid sequence MKKYHFFIIICIVFILNGCALVPSANVNELNIIEIAGFDLTKNNLLKGSVVFPVFRPSGETKFGMSAASGETIKKIRERLDSQMRYRLMSGQLRVAIFSLDLAKKGFFPIIDTFNRDPAIGNLMQLAIVDGQSNDLLSLKQYQNENLALYLYDLLKHNSETGPFPYTDFSTFMYQYFEVGQDPYLPVLKVVNDKIDLTGIALFKRDKLVTIVPWKYAFIFKSMMEDYKQGLHQFKIDGEYVAIDNLVSKNKLDIKIKKGKPEFTIHLNMNARIQEYTGDKPIVFPKHIKQISKAIKKDIEKNAQEIISILQKNNVDPIGLGSKLEAHQRDFDWKKWRKQYPSAKINVKVKLDILHTGIVE; translated from the coding sequence ATGAAAAAATATCATTTTTTCATTATTATTTGTATTGTATTCATTTTAAATGGATGTGCACTTGTTCCGTCTGCGAATGTTAATGAACTAAATATTATTGAAATAGCAGGATTCGACCTGACAAAAAACAATCTACTAAAAGGGAGTGTTGTTTTTCCTGTGTTTCGTCCATCTGGGGAGACAAAGTTTGGAATGTCTGCTGCAAGTGGGGAAACGATTAAAAAAATACGGGAAAGATTAGATAGTCAAATGCGGTATCGTTTAATGTCAGGTCAGCTCCGAGTTGCTATATTCAGTTTAGACTTAGCAAAAAAAGGTTTTTTTCCGATCATTGATACGTTTAACCGGGACCCTGCCATTGGAAATCTAATGCAATTAGCTATAGTTGATGGCCAATCCAATGATTTACTATCATTAAAACAGTATCAAAATGAAAACCTAGCTTTATATTTATATGATTTACTTAAACATAATTCAGAGACTGGCCCTTTTCCTTATACTGACTTCTCAACATTTATGTATCAATATTTTGAAGTAGGACAGGACCCTTATTTACCTGTGTTAAAAGTAGTGAATGACAAGATTGATTTAACTGGAATTGCACTCTTTAAAAGAGATAAACTCGTAACAATTGTTCCATGGAAATATGCTTTCATTTTTAAGAGTATGATGGAAGATTATAAACAAGGTTTACATCAGTTCAAAATAGATGGAGAATATGTAGCAATTGACAATTTAGTATCAAAAAATAAACTTGATATCAAAATTAAAAAAGGGAAACCAGAATTTACAATTCATTTGAATATGAATGCTAGAATTCAGGAATATACAGGTGATAAACCAATCGTATTCCCAAAACATATTAAACAAATATCGAAAGCAATTAAAAAGGATATTGAAAAAAATGCTCAAGAGATTATTTCAATCCTTCAAAAAAATAATGTTGATCCAATTGGCCTAGGCTCAAAGTTAGAAGCTCATCAAAGAGACTTTGATTGGAAAAAATGGAGGAAACAATATCCTAGTGCAAAAATTAATGTAAAAGTTAAGTTAGATATACTTCATACTGGCATCGTTGAATAA
- a CDS encoding metallophosphoesterase family protein, producing the protein MDKDTVFAIGDIHGSINELEKLLKQWNPDNERLVLLGDLVDRGENPYEVLIRAQQLETEYGAVVLLGNHEQMLLDWLEQPEFKQTYYYGQGGLETINSFFKFEITNKRGPNEVAQLMKEQFESELQFIKSRPLYFEWGNYVFVHAGVDLNLEDWKETTDKEFYWIRDEFHYGKNETNKTFIFGHTPTSILHKTEGKFDIWYSPCKTKICIDGAAAYGGILHGIKVNKDGILSTYSIPSKTKSTKYEI; encoded by the coding sequence ATGGATAAGGATACGGTATTTGCAATTGGAGATATACATGGCAGTATAAATGAATTAGAAAAATTACTTAAACAATGGAATCCAGATAATGAAAGGCTAGTACTACTTGGCGATTTAGTAGATCGTGGTGAGAATCCATACGAGGTTTTGATCAGAGCGCAGCAATTAGAAACAGAATATGGAGCGGTTGTTTTACTAGGAAATCATGAGCAAATGTTATTGGACTGGCTTGAGCAACCTGAGTTTAAACAAACGTATTATTACGGACAAGGTGGTTTAGAAACAATTAATTCATTTTTTAAATTTGAAATTACAAATAAAAGAGGTCCGAATGAAGTAGCACAATTAATGAAAGAGCAATTTGAATCTGAATTACAATTTATTAAATCTAGACCATTGTATTTTGAATGGGGAAATTATGTATTTGTTCATGCCGGAGTCGATCTTAATCTTGAAGATTGGAAAGAAACGACGGACAAGGAATTTTACTGGATTCGCGATGAGTTCCATTACGGAAAAAATGAAACAAATAAAACATTTATTTTCGGCCATACTCCAACTTCAATCCTTCACAAAACTGAAGGTAAATTCGATATATGGTATTCACCTTGTAAAACGAAAATCTGCATTGATGGAGCAGCTGCATATGGTGGGATTTTACATGGGATTAAAGTAAATAAAGATGGAATTCTGTCCACATATTCAATTCCTTCTAAGACAAAGTCTACGAAGTATGAAATATAA
- a CDS encoding GntR family transcriptional regulator — translation MPNNITLEQKAYEEIKKFIIQGKYSPGTYITEASLVKDLNMSRTPIRRALVKLESTGLVKHFKNQGSMVQNIQITMIDIVNFLECRLFLGIGSIEKAKRKMLDFPINEMNDCIQLLKNAVAEEEHDLYFEEANRYHNLILQTSQNDLMMETIGALQNKFEIIASKYYSYRRSSIENHIQQYEELTKFFEEKEYDQALKRYNEMMKEKIQSLF, via the coding sequence TTGCCAAATAATATAACACTAGAACAAAAAGCATATGAAGAAATCAAAAAATTTATCATACAAGGTAAATATTCTCCTGGAACATATATAACTGAAGCATCACTTGTAAAGGATTTGAACATGAGTAGAACCCCGATCAGAAGAGCACTTGTCAAATTAGAATCAACTGGTTTGGTTAAACATTTTAAAAACCAAGGATCAATGGTGCAAAATATTCAAATCACAATGATCGATATCGTTAATTTTTTAGAATGCCGATTATTTTTAGGGATTGGAAGTATTGAAAAAGCTAAAAGGAAAATGCTTGATTTTCCAATTAATGAAATGAATGATTGCATTCAGTTATTGAAAAATGCGGTTGCTGAAGAAGAGCATGATTTATATTTCGAAGAAGCAAATCGCTATCATAATCTTATTTTACAAACGAGCCAAAACGATTTAATGATGGAAACGATCGGAGCTTTACAAAATAAATTTGAGATTATTGCAAGTAAATACTATTCCTATAGAAGAAGTTCAATTGAAAATCATATTCAGCAGTATGAAGAATTAACTAAATTTTTTGAAGAAAAAGAGTATGACCAAGCATTGAAACGATATAATGAAATGATGAAAGAAAAAATACAATCATTATTCTAG
- a CDS encoding GntR family transcriptional regulator, whose amino-acid sequence MAKEKTLEQIAYEKLKSLILSGEYQTGMHLKETALVSELQMSRTPIRRALGRLVSEGLLSHNNFHGTTVTYTHFTLHEIINMIEIQWCFAVFCVEKSQRKHTPFNVKLLREITASMEKAYNQDDSYNYHRALTEFYKTFLLNSQNNLIIEMLDHLWKRFTEEATSSNVFNVRKNRIPHTLNLYSSLVDLVEKSEFDKATEILTQLKEEAFMDLMF is encoded by the coding sequence ATGGCAAAAGAGAAAACATTAGAACAAATTGCATATGAAAAATTAAAAAGTTTAATCCTTTCAGGTGAGTATCAAACTGGTATGCATTTAAAAGAAACTGCACTTGTATCTGAGCTTCAAATGAGCAGAACACCGATTAGAAGAGCACTTGGAAGGCTTGTATCCGAAGGGTTGTTATCACATAATAACTTTCATGGAACAACTGTTACATATACTCATTTTACTTTACATGAAATTATAAATATGATTGAAATTCAATGGTGCTTTGCTGTATTTTGTGTTGAAAAATCCCAAAGAAAGCATACTCCATTTAATGTCAAACTACTTAGAGAAATTACTGCCTCTATGGAAAAAGCATACAATCAAGATGATTCCTACAATTATCACCGAGCGTTGACAGAGTTTTATAAAACATTCTTACTAAATTCTCAAAATAATTTAATCATCGAAATGCTTGATCATCTATGGAAAAGATTTACTGAAGAAGCAACGTCATCTAATGTATTTAACGTAAGAAAAAATAGAATTCCACACACATTAAACTTATATAGCTCTCTTGTTGACCTTGTCGAAAAATCTGAATTTGATAAAGCAACTGAAATATTAACTCAATTGAAAGAAGAAGCATTTATGGATTTAATGTTTTAA